A stretch of Bos indicus x Bos taurus breed Angus x Brahman F1 hybrid chromosome 17, Bos_hybrid_MaternalHap_v2.0, whole genome shotgun sequence DNA encodes these proteins:
- the PABPC4L gene encoding polyadenylate-binding protein 4-like yields the protein MNIAAKYRQASLYVGDLHADVTEDLLFKKFSAVGPVLSIRICRDLVTRRSLGYAYVNFLQLADAQKALDTMNFDLIKGKSIRLMWSQRDAYLRKSGIGNVFIKNLDRSIDNKTLYEHFSAFGKILSSKVMSDDHGSRGYAFVHFQNQIAADRAIEEMNGALLKDCRLFVGRFKSRKDREAEFQNKAHEFTNVYIKNFGDEMDDERLKEVFSKYGKTLSVKVMTDSSGKSKGFGFVSFDSHEAAKRAVEEMNGKDINGQLLFVGRAQKKAERQAELKQMFEQLKHERFRRCQGAKLYIKNLDETIDDEKLRREFSSFGSISRVKVMQEEGRSKGFGLICFSSAEEATKAMTEMNGRILGSKPLNIALAQKP from the coding sequence ATGAACATAGCAGCCAAGtaccgccaggcctccctgtacgtAGGTGACCTCCATGCGGATGTCACCGAGGACCTGCTGTTCAAGAAGTTCAGCGCCGTGGGCCCCGTGTTGTCCATCCGCATCTGCAGGGACCTGGTCACCCGCCGCTCCCTGGGCTACGCCTATGTGAACTTTCTGCAGCTGGCGGATGCCCAAAAGGCCCTGGACACCATGAACTTTGACCTGATAAAGGGCAAATCCATCCGTCTCATGTGGTCTCAACGTGACGCCTACTTAAGGAAATCTGGAATTGGGAACGTGTTCATCAAGAATCTGGACAGATCCATTGATAACAAAACCCTTTATGAACACTTTTCAGCGTTTGGGAAGATCCTGTCCTCCAAGGTGATGAGTGATGATCACGGCTCCCGGGGCTATGCATTCGTGCACTTTCAAAACCAGATTGCTGCAGACAGGGCCATCGAGGAGATGAATGGGGCACTGCTTAAGGACTGCAGGCTGTTTGTTGGCAGATTCAAAAGCCGCAAAGATCGAGAAGCCGAGTTTCAAAACAAAGCCCATGAATTCACCAATGTTTACATCAAAAATTTCGGAGATGAGATGGATGATGAGAGACTAAAGGAAGTTTTCAGCAAGTACGGCAAAACCCTGAGTGTTAAGGTTATGACAGATTCCAGTGGAAAATCCAAAGGCTTTGGCTTTGTGAGTTTTGATAGCCACGAGGCTGCCAAAAGGGCTGTTGAAGAAATGAATGGAAAGGACATAAACGGACAGCTGCTTTTTGTAGGCCGGGCACAGAAGAAAGCAGAGCGACAGGCTGAGTTAAAGCAAATGTTTGAGCAGCTGAAACATGAAAGATTTCGGCGGTGCCAGGGTGCGAAGCTCTATATTAAGAACCTGGATGAGACCATTGATGATGAAAAACTGCGGAGGGAATTTTCTTCATTTGGATCAATTAGCAGGGTTAAGGTAATGCAGGAAGAAGGGCGAAGCAAAGGGTTTGGCTTGATCTGCTTCTCCTCTGCGGAGGAGGCCACTAAAGCAATGACGGAGATGAATGGCCGCATCTTAGGCTCCAAGCCACTCAACATCGCCCTGGCCCAGAAACCCTAG